Genomic segment of Pongo pygmaeus isolate AG05252 chromosome 1, NHGRI_mPonPyg2-v2.0_pri, whole genome shotgun sequence:
gcatgtgccaccaagcctggctaatttttgtatttttgttagaaatggggtttcaccatgttgcctaggctggtcttggaactcttgggctaaagcaatccactggccttggcctcccaaagtgttggcattacaggcatgagtgcaGTGTTTTTTATATCTAATCTCAGACGTGACACACCATCACTTCTGCCGTATTCTATTGGCCACTCAACCCAACCCTGATACAACATAGGAAGGAACTACACAAGAGTGTGAATACTAGGAGGTAGGGGACATCATCGAGAGGTCATCACAGAGGCTGACGACCACATTGTCAAAAATGAGGatgccagtggctcatgcctgtaatcccagcactttgggagggtgacgcaggcggaccacgaggtcaggagatagagaacatcctggctaacacagtgaaaccccgtctctactaaaaatacaaaaattagccaggcgtggtggctggcgcctgtagttccagctactcgggaggccgaggcaggggaattgcttgaacctgggaggcggaggttgcagtgagccgagatcatgccactgcactccaacctgggcaatagagccagacttcgtctcaaaaaaaaaaaaaaaaaaatgaggacacCTTTCCTGAAGCCCCCAGGAAGCTTCCCTTCATGTCTACTGGCTAAAACTGTGTCACATGTCCATGCCTACACCAGTCAATCAGGAGGGGTTTGGGACCATTGTTTTTGGTCCCAGTCACAATCATGATTCACCCCGGGGGCTAAGATCCACCTCCGCTGAAGCACAGGGTGCCATCTAAAAGAAAGATGGCTACCTGAATAGAGATTCTGTTTGGAATGAGGAAGGGGCAATGGGAATAGATATTGAGTGGGCAGCCCACAGTGTCCATGACACTCACCCACTAGACTCTAAACTGCACAAGGACAGAGATTACATCTTTTCTGACTATTGCATCCCCAGTGCATAGCCTACTGCCTGACACAGAGTAGATGCaacagtatttgttgaataaataaatgaatgaattcatgacTAAACTGGAAGACCATAGGGCAGGGGTTCAGGACTAGTACCACCAGCCTGAGGCTTCTTCAGTTCTTAGAAGTCAGGAGGCCACCTGCTCCCACCTCCACCGCCAGCTCCAAGAACAGGCAGGACTGGCagaattattctttatttctggAGACATTTAATCAGATGCAGTAACACTGATTCCAGGCGAGGGCAGGGGGCATGGGTACCCCTGAAGCAACCAGTATCCTGTGGCCCAAGGTGTCCCCCATCCCCAGACCTGGGATCCCCCTCAGTTACAGTTAAATAGAGAGAGGAAGATCTCCCCAGGGGGCTTTGGGGGGAGGGTCTGCCTCCTGCACCCACCCTCTCCACGCAGAGGAGTCTGAGCACAAGCTATTTACAGTATTCACATCCACTGTACCCCACCAAACCAAGGCAAATACTACAGGTGGCCCCTCCCCAAGGGAAGAGGCCAGAGAGgctgtgagtgtatgtgtgtgtatgggggagaGGGGATGTCTGCGCGTGCGAGCACACAAATGCACTGAGGGGCAGATCTGGCTCCAGCCAAAGAGACATCAGTCTATAAGGTGCAGATTAAAAACAACCGAGAGGACCCACCCCTAGGGGCCCAGGCCACTTCCATCTTTGTTCTGTCTTTTTCTCCTCCAGACATCCTGGTAGGTGATGCAGAGGAGCCCTCACAGCTGTGCCCGGATCCAAGGCAAACCCTCTTAAAGGACTTCTGGGGAAAAAGAGGAGGGGAAACAGTCAGGGCAAACAGCACCCAAGCCCAGATAGCTGGGGGTCTTCAGGGTGGAGCAGGAGAGGGTTACTGGCAGAGCCAGAAGAGAAGGCAGGGCTGAGGAGTACAGGGAAGGCTGCTGGGAGGAATGGAGCTGGGTCCAGGAATCAGGAGACCTACCTGTGACCTGTGGGGACTGCACCACAGCTTTCTTGAGGAAGGCTTCTGCCTCTGCAAAGGGCAGGAGTGCCTCTGGTGTTCGGCTCAGACTCTTGTCCCCAGAGGGTCCCTTGGTGGAGAAGCCATTCTCCTGGTGTGCTGGGAGAGGCTGCAGGCCATTCACCAGGGACCCTGGCAACTCCTTGCTTGGGAGACTGTGGATGCAGAGGCTAAGGCTCAGCACCTCACCTCCCAGGAAAGCCCAGGCCACCCCGCAGCTCCAGCTGCAGTCTGCCTCCCTGCTCAGGAACCCTGGGATTGGAAGCTGGTACCTCCACTGAGGCTCCTGTGGGGTGGGCTCCTCTTTCTGCACAGCCTCCTTCTGCAGCCCTGGGGACCGAGCCTCCACAGCTTTCACAGGCTCTGTCACAGGGAAAGAGGGGCCATCAGCCAGGGGCTGGCAAGAGAGGTGAGGATGGAGGAGGAGGGTGGCAAAGGGAAGGGAGGCGAGGCGAATGGGGGGCTTTACCTGGGCTGGAACCGTTGGCATTGGCCTCCTTGCTGTCCTGCTTCTGCTTTGAAGAGGAAGAGCAGTCAGGCTCAAGGGACAGCCGGCCCCAGTCACTTCGGACTGAGTTCGGCCCTCCCCTTGCCCGGGCCGCAGCGGCCTCCCCGACAGCCTAGCTCTCCGTGGCCATGGATGCCTTTCCATGGCCTCCTTTTCACACCCTGCCCCCGACGCCCAGCACCGCCCTTCGGGGGAACTCTGACCTTGGTTTCAGAAACTTCTGACTTCCGAGTCCTCTTCATGATCTCCTCCAGACGCTGTTTGGAGGCCGCATATCAGTTAGGCTCGAGCCCCGCCCCTAATCCTAAGCCTTCCACCAGCCAGCCCCGGCCTCGGAGTCTTAGGGCTTCCCAGTTCACAGCAGCCCTCTCCAGGACAGGAACTGGAATCTGCCCCAGCGCTTTCCCGTCCCACCCGCTCTAAGCCCAGGCCCCGCCCACCTGGCCCGCCCTGTCCAGGCCCCGTCCACGTCCGCACACCTTTCTGCGCTCTTGCCgctcctgctcctgctgctggAAGTGCTTTTCCCGCTCCAGACGCTGCCGCTCCGCCTCTTCCCGTGACCGAGCTTCGGCCTCCTCTTTCTGCCAAAGACCCCCATGAGCGTGGGGCACCTGACTCCAGCCTTCCCTCCCGGCCTGCGGCGCCCGCGTCCAGCCGCTTCCCGCCCGCCCGCCGGGGGCACCTGCTTCTGCAGCCgctcctgctcctcctgctcGGCCTGCGCCTTCTCTCGTGCCTCCTGCTCCTCCCGCCTCCGGGCCTCCGCCTCCCGCTCCGCCCGGGCCTCGGCCTCCCGTGCCAGCTGCTCCTCTCGCATTCGCCTGGGGGACGGAGCAAACGGCTCAGGCTCGGCCTCTGCTTCTTCTCCAGCGCCCACGAGGGCCCCCTCAGTCCCCAAGGCGCACTCACTTGTCCCTTTCTGCCTGCAGCCTCCGCTCCTGTTCCTCGCGCTCCCGCTGCTCCCGGGCCTGGCGCCGCTTCTCAGCCAAGAGCCGAGTGGCTTCTTCTCGGTCTGTGGTGCCGGCCATTGGTTTGCTAGGGGTCACCGggggagcaggggctgggggtgaggtCAAGAGAGCAGCATCTGGAGGGGGATCCGGGATCAGGCGTCAGCACACCCACGCAGGCACCGCCGTCAGCTCCCAGCGGCCTGTGTTCTGGGCCTGGGACTGCTGAGGGCAGAAGTCTCCTCTTTCCATGTCCCACTCCCAGTCCTCAGGCATCTCTGGCGGCCCACACCCCCACGCAGGAGAAGCTGGCTTCTCTCGCTCGGcccacccctcccctctcttcaTGCCTACCTGTAGGGGTCTCCGCGGGGGGCTGCTCCTTCTGGGGCGGGGCTGGGGTGGGCGAGGGCGCCGGCGAAGGTGCCGGTGAGGCTGGGGCTGCTGACTCCTTCTCGTCACTGGCCCTGCGCTTGCTCTGGCTCTTGTCCTCAGGCCCTGCGGCGCTGGGGCTCTCCTTTGCCTCCTCCTTCCTCCGAACCCGCCCCTTGGGGGATGCAGTGGTGCCTCGCGGGGACGGTGGCTTTGGAGGCAGAGTGTGGCCTGGCcctgggctgaggcagggggaggcAGGCCTGTGCCAGTATGTGGAGGGAGAGGATGGCCGGGCCTTGGATTTGGGGctaagagaaaagggaaaagggaaaggttAGGAGACACACACCCACACGCTGAGAActtgttccttcctctgggaggTGCCCCCTCCCCCAGGCTACATCAGCGCCCCCCCCTTGCACTCACAGAAACACACCATTCCCTTTTAGAGCATACACCCCAGTTTGTAATGACATGTTTCTGTGGGATTCTTTGATTATTGTATGTCCCCCGCCAATAGCCTGTAAGCTTAATAAGAGAAAAAACCACGCCTGGGTTAGCTCAGCAACGTGTCCTCAGCACCCTGAGTGCTGCCTGGCAGGTCCATTCATTCggcaggttttgttgttgttgttgttgtttttaagacagaatctggctgacccccaagctggagtacagtggcatgatcatacgtagctcactacagcctcaacctcctgggctcaaacagtcctccccttggcctcccaaagtgctgggattacaggtgtgaggcactacCCTGGCCCTTCAGTAGGTATTCACTGAGTGGTTACcaggtgccaggcactattttagATGTTGGGGTActtcagtaaccaaaacacttaaaaaaaaaaaaaaagaaagaaagaaaagaaaaacggaggctgggcagggtggctcacactcacacatgtaatcccagcactttgggaggccaaggagggtggatcacctgagctcaggagttcgagatcagcctggacaacatagcaaaacccctctctaccaaaaatacaaaaaattagccgagtgtggtggcgagcctgtagtcccagccacttggaaggctgagatgggaggatagcttgagcccgggaggtcaaggctgcagtgagccgagattgtgccactgcactccagcctgggtgacagagggagatcctgtctcaaacaaacaaaacagagagaAATCTGCCCTCAAGGAAGTTGCATTCTAGAGGTGGGtgcccaacaaatatttgtgggtGATGAATAAATGACCCGGTAAGGGGCAGGGTCCCTCGCACCACCCACGCCCACCTGAGCTCAGAGGCTGTGCTGGCGGAGAGGCGGGCGCGTGGGGAGGCAGGCAGCGACTGGCGCTTCTTGAGGCTGCGCTCCCGGGCTAGGGCACTCTTCTCCTTCTCGTTTTCCCGCTCCTtgtccttcttctcctttttctgcaCCTGGCAGGGAAGGAGGAACGGAAGAGGAGAGTAGAGGTCAGCAGCGCCCGCGTTCCTCAGTTCCAGGCTGCCTGTCCCCACCTGCACGGCCACTCGAGCCAGTAGAGCCACTCACCGGCGAGGCCTCCGGCCGGCGGCGCACCTGAGCGGGGCTGCCCCCGGCGCTGGGCTTGCGGCGCTCCCCGCGCTCACCGGCGGGGGCGCAGCGGTGCACGCTTCGGGGGGCGCTGCACGGCGTCAGGGGGCTGGCGGAGGCCGAGCGCGGGCACACCGGCACGGCTGCAGAGGGATGAGTGCGGTCGGGTTGCGGCCCGCGCGCCAGGCTGGCCCCTGCCCGGCCCCACGTGGGGCCTCTCCCAGGGTCGCAGCCCCTACCCTGGTCCCGGCCATTGCGGGGCAGTGTGACCGCGCTGCGACTCCGAGCAAGGAAGGAGAGGGTGGGCGTCATCAGACGATCCACGATGCTGCTCTCCCATGCACTCAGCTGCAGGCTGCGATCTGGGGGTAGAAGGCCAGGCGAAGCCGGTCACCGTGGGGGCCGTAGGAGGCAGGAAGAGGCAAGGGGGCAGACCAGGCATCATCCCCATGCCAAGGCCAAGGCTTCTCACCCGGGAGGCCTCTCCCCACAATCACACCGGGGCCACACTTGTCCTCCCTACGATCTGGACTTCCACTGCAGACCCAGGCAACCAGACACTTCCCAGGGCAACATCCTGCATCGGATGAGGGTCCCCGCCTACAACGCTCCCCAGGTGAAGGGGCCCTGAACCGCGCATATAGGAAGGAGCCATCCAGGATTGGAAGAAGACCCAATTGCCCTCTGCTATGTCCCAGTGTAAGGTCTTGCCCCTTCTGCTGTCAGAGGGCTGACCCAGCCGAGGCTGTCCCATGGATTCGGGACAGTGAGGGTCCTTGTGCTCATCTGACCCAGGTTTTAGCAGTCCTGTGCCAGGGAGAGGCTGCTAGGGTGCCTGCCTGCCCTAGGCCACCCTGCTCTGTCCCCTCAGCTGCTGGGCTATTTTTAAGCCTCAGTCAGGTGGGGTTGGTACAGCAGCTGATTTGGTTGCTAGGCAACAAAGCAACCAAACAAATGCAAGAGAAACTTATAAATAACTCCCACCATGGCTCCTTCGCATATGAGCACCAGGGCATGGTGGGAATGCAGGGGCTATGCCACCTTGGTTGGCTCAACTCTGGAACCAGCCAAGGCCACGGCTGGGGCTCTGAAGGCAGAGAGGGCAGGATTGCATGGGCCCTCTAGGGTGGAGCCAGAATGAGGGACCCCTCCACCCCACAGCCCCACAGCACCCAGGCCAGTCTGACATATGGGGACAATGCCACCTGGCTAAGCTTGGCCCAGGCCAGCTGGCTGTGGTTGCAGAAAAGGCTGCctgcctgtccccacccccagccaccaCCTCCAACTTGCTCTTGAGGCCCCTGCCAGGCTTCCTGCCCTCTGCGGCATTGTGCTTTGTCTCTGTTCTCCTCTCCTACAGGGCAACCTCTGTCCTCAGGGTCCAGACCCATATGCCGGCTCCCCCGAGGGGTGCAGAGCCCTGGGTAAGGTAGAGTGGGGATGGGGACCTGGAGTATGTGAGGGCTCCAGGGACCTGGTGTTCTTGCTGAGCTCTGGAGGAGGCTTGGTGGGAGCTACAAGGGGCTCTGGAGGGGGAAGGGCTGGGCCTTCTCTTACTTCTACTGGGGGAGTTCCAGAGCGTGGCAGAGGACTTTGAGAGCCGCTTGTTGATTATAGAGTCCACGTGTTTGGGCAGGTTAACTGCCGACACGGAGCACCTGCTCCCACCTGGAGGGGGAAAAGACACGGCATTAGGGCCGGGCCCGGCAGGAGCCAGTGGGGGGCACCGAGGCCTTCCATGCAGGATGCTCCAAGGGCagggtgggagagggaggagtGGGCAGGCTAGGATGAGGAGCAGGAGGCAGCCCTGGCcctgggagagggagggtggGGGGTAGGTGACCAGAGACAACCTGGGTTGGGGGAGCCGACGGAGAAGGAACAAAGGGAGGAGATGAGTAAAACTAGAGAAACTACAGCTTTCCTGGCCAGACCAAGGAAGCCATTCCTTAACGGCTGAGTACTGCAACCCCTCCCCATAACCACCCAGCACTAGCACTTGCTGACACTGCCCAGCCAAGGCGTTATGGATACAACACCCCTGTACTGGGATAAATGCAAAAACGCTCCTAGACAGGACCTACACAGTCACAGTCTCTTGCACAAATCCACGTATTCATCCAGAATCACAAAAAGACATGCAGACACAGGCATATAAAGTGGCAGATACTTcggcatgcacacatgtgtgcagACATGCACAGGGACAGAGACACAAACACTAACAGTGTGTCAGACCCAGATGCACACAAGCCACAAACACATCGAAGCAACCTCATCATGACATTTGTAGCAGCTCACATTTGTTgatgcttaccatgtgccaggtactgtgtggGGCACCACACACATGTGACCTCATTTGATCCTTCAAACATCTATCTACCACCTCAGGGGCAAGTAGTATCACTATCCCcagtttatagatgaagaaagtgagactTCGAGAAGTTAAAGGTTACGCTGCAAGTGCCAGAGCTGGAACCCAAGTCTGTCTGACTTAGGAGCCCTCACTGAGGTACACAAGGCCACAAACACGCCAAGGCAAACACATATTAAGACACACAATGCACGGATCCAGGAGCACATAAACGGAGGATACACAGCTAGAAATAATGAAACTTGCCATTGCATAAAGACATCCAAGCACAGTGGTACACACATGCCAGCAAAGAATCAGACCAAAATCCATGGTGGCCCTACGCGGAGAAAACTCAGAGACAAAAATCTACCTTCTGAGACAAGGAGTGACAGTTTCTTTAAGATCCAGTGTCTGTAGGGCATTAAAGTCTTTTATGTATCAACAACTAATAATAATTGACAGGCGCAAAGAGGGCTAATCCTAAAATGACAGAGGTTTGAAGAGCAAACCAAATGGAGAGAATCCATCTCTGATTTGAGAGTGGAAGTCCTTGGGAAGCGACAGTTTGGCTTACAGACCGTTCTAGAAGACACAAGTCACATAAAGCAAGGCACACCTGCTGCAGGGAGCCACCAACTTTTTGTAGGGAAGTTGTTCCCTTCCCTTACTTGCCATCCCAGCCTTGCCCACCCACTCCCCAGCCTCTCCAGCCTACTCACTGGTCTTATGTCCTGGAGAGCTGTGGTGCAGGGCCCCTGCCCAGGACCAGCGCTGCTGCCGGATTTCGGCCCACGTCTTCTTCACTGACCGTTGGATGGCTGCTTCATAGCGCTCCTaggggaaggtggggaggagagagagatgtGGACTCAGAACATTCATCGAATTTGGGATAGAGGCCCTTCTTCCTCTTGTGACAATGCCTCCCCCACTCCCTTCCCTTGGAGTCTTTTCCTGACTCATTGCAGGTAACCAAGGTTACCAAATCCTTGCTATGATTAAGGACCAAGATCCCTTTCGACTTGTTCTTGGGGAGCTTTTCACTGTTCTTGAGTCATTTCCTGAGTGTATGAGTTGATTCTCTGAGGACTGGGTGGACTCCCCCTACCTGGGGCTCCCAGGCAAGGCCACATCTCAAGCACTGAGGGTCCTGACCTTGGGGCTATGTGTTCCCTCTAGCCTGAGGCCCTCCCAGGTAGGGCCAGGTGGCCATTTCCTTCATTTCCTCACCAGCACTCAAGCTAGGGCTTTACCCATGTCACAGAGCTAGGCATGCTCACACAGATGCATAcctgcatacatacacacagacacatggggTACATGTACGAACACAGGTACTGACAGTAAACAGTTACAGGGGCCTACAGTGGCACATTCAGAAGCAAATGTGCCTGCAGTTGCGCAGGTGCCCAGATATTCTAACACAGGGACACAACTGTAGATGTGAACACAAATAGGACCACATAGACACAGATAAGGCAGAGCCGTGAACATGGCTGTGCGTACACACTGCACCAGTATGCAGACGGTGAGCACACGTGTACATGGATTCACGGAGACCCATCCCACACCTTGTTTTTCTCGAGCTTCTGCCGCTGCCGTTCCTCCAGGGCTGCACGGCGTTGCTCGGCTTTAAGACGTTGCTCTTCCAGCCGGCGCCGGCGCTCCTGGAGCTGCTTCTCCCGCAGCGCCTTGgccttctcctccttttccagCCACACTGCCTTCTTGGCCGCTGTGGACAAAGGTGCCCAGTGGCATGTGAAGGGTTCTGCAGCAGGCCTGGGCCAAGGACATTTCCTCCAAGTGGCCAGCCCTGCTACCCATGCCCTGGGTGGGTCTTTCTCCCACCTGCTTAGGTTGAGCTTTCAGTCTGAGACAAGCCCCTCAAATTGAGAGGCTTACTGAAGACAGGACTCAGGAGAGGCCTATTTCTCCTCCACTGGCCTTATGGGCTCTCGGGGCTGAAGGAGAAATGAATGCTTTAGTGCAAGATCCCCATCTGACCTGGGGGGCCTACCAGACAGATGTCCACATACTGTGATTAAGAGCATGGGATTTGGGGTGGCAGGAGGCTTCTGGGTCTGAATGTCAGCTGCtctactagctgtgtggcttAAGCAAATgatttcatctctctgagcctctgtttcctcctcaAAATGGgttgaggattaaattagatgtGTATCCTGCTCTTAGCACAGTGCACATAATTAAGTGTTGCAGAAGTGttggtgttgttttgtttttttttttttttttttgagacggagtttcactcttgttgcccaggctggagtgcaatggcacaatctcagctcaccacaacctccgcctcccaggttcaagcgattctcctatctcagtctcccgagtagctgggattacagggatgtgccaccatgcctggctcattttttgtatttttagtagagacggggtttcttcacattggtcaggctggtctcaaactcccgacctcaggtgattcactcgccttggcctcccaaagtgctgggattacaggcgtgagccactgcgccccagccTGTTGGTGTTATTAATAGGATGCTGATGATGACGATGAAGAAGATGATGAGGCTTCCTGCTCACTCACCCAGGTACTTGGCCCGCTCTTCTCGCCGCTCCTTTGCCAGCTTGTGTCTCTCTCCTGCCTTCTTCACCTCTGAGCAGAGGGAACAAGAACAGACAGGTCAAAAGGCTGTCCCCAAAGAGGAGTCAGCCTCAGATCCCTCCCTCTGGGCCTCACCCCATCCTTTCTTCATCTCCTCTAGGGCAAACAGGACTCTTTCAGTTGGCACGATCCAGGGCCAGGACCCTGAGCCAAGAGGTTTAGGCCCAGGCCGGGGTCATTACACACACCTTGCTTGATGGGAGGGCTGTTGGAGGCTGGCACTGCTGTTGGAGATGGCTGGCTGCTCCTTCGAGGAGGTCTGGCATCCCGTGGGCCCGTGGCTGGTGGGGTGGGTCCTCTGCTCTTTGCTTCAGAGGAAGGGGACTCTTCCTGCGGGGGGGCTGGCCTAGGCCCGACCTGCCCTGAGGGGCTCTCTGGTTCCAGTGGGAGCTGCTTAGAGCTAGTGGCATTCTTCATGGCAGGAGGGGTGTCCGGGGGAGTGTCGGGGACCAGGGCTGACATcggtggtggtgggggggaagGGTCACCTTCTGGAGAAGGTCTTGGCTCTGGGGGCGTCCTGATGACCACAGCTGAAAGACCAACACAAGAGAGGAGAGAGGTCAGATTGCTCATCTGTGCCATCAGCTCCATATGTGGCCCTCTCCCTTGTTCAACCGACTTCTTCATTCACGTGTGTTTGAGttatttctatgtgccaggctctgttccaGATACTCATGATATAATGGTGAGAAAATAGCCATGATCCCTGCCTCTGTGGTGCTTACCCTCTAGCACGGCAGACAGACAAATAGCTAGGCAACTACAGTAGAGAATAAATACTATGTCTGGGGCAGCAAAGCAGAGATGGTTAACCTATATGGGGAGGGCTTGCTGAAGAAGTAACAACCAAGCTGAGATCGGAAGGATAAGCTGGAGTCAGCAAAGCAAGGAGGAGAGGTGTTGGCAGAGAAGAGTACATGTGAAGGGGCAGAATGGAGCAGGGTGTGTTGGAAAAGCTGAGAACAAGCTTGTAGCACTTATTGGTGCACCAAATGCACTGATTTGTTTCCATGTCTGCCTCCCTCTCCTTTCTGCTTTACCTCTGGGTGACTGTGCCCAACCCAAAGTCTGTTCACAGAGGGTGCCAGTGCTGGGCACATGGGACTGACCAAGAAGAAGGACCTAAGTATGGGCTCTAGTGGAATGCTTTGCTGTGAAGATTCCATTGGCAACAAGCTACGTCCACTTTATAATCTTTTTTCCCCAAGCCACACCCAAATTTCTGCTTTTAAGACATGACTATTGTAGGAATCCTGTAAAAGACATCGAAGTGAAGTAAGGGAGCCACACGATTTGACATATACAC
This window contains:
- the MAP7D1 gene encoding MAP7 domain-containing protein 1 isoform X6, which codes for MESGPRAELGAGAPPAVVIRTPPEPRPSPEGDPSPPPPPMSALVPDTPPDTPPAMKNATSSKQLPLEPESPSGQVGPRPAPPQEESPSSEAKSRGPTPPATGPRDARPPRRSSQPSPTAVPASNSPPIKQEVKKAGERHKLAKERREERAKYLAAKKAVWLEKEEKAKALREKQLQERRRRLEEQRLKAEQRRAALEERQRQKLEKNKERYEAAIQRSVKKTWAEIRQQRWSWAGALHHSSPGHKTSGSRCSVSAVNLPKHVDSIINKRLSKSSATLWNSPSRNRSLQLSAWESSIVDRLMTPTLSFLARSRSAVTLPRNGRDQAVPVCPRSASASPLTPCSAPRSVHRCAPAGERGERRKPSAGGSPAQVRRRPEASPVQKKEKKDKERENEKEKSALARERSLKKRQSLPASPRARLSASTASELSPKSKARPSSPSTYWHRPASPCLSPGPGHTLPPKPPSPRGTTASPKGRVRRKEEAKESPSAAGPEDKSQSKRRASDEKESAAPASPAPSPAPSPTPAPPQKEQPPAETPTDAALLTSPPAPAPPVTPSKPMAGTTDREEATRLLAEKRRQAREQREREEQERRLQAERDKRMREEQLAREAEARAEREAEARRREEQEAREKAQAEQEEQERLQKQKEEAEARSREEAERQRLEREKHFQQQEQERQERRKRLEEIMKRTRKSEVSETKKQDSKEANANGSSPEPVKAVEARSPGLQKEAVQKEEPTPQEPQWSLPSKELPGSLVNGLQPLPAHQENGFSTKGPSGDKSLSRTPEALLPFAEAEAFLKKAVVQSPQVTEVL
- the MAP7D1 gene encoding MAP7 domain-containing protein 1 isoform X11; the protein is MESGPRAELGAGAPPAVVIRTPPEPRPSPEGDPSPPPPPMSALVPDTPPDTPPAMKNATSSKQLPLEPESPSGQVGPRPAPPQEESPSSEAKSRGPTPPATGPRDARPPRRSSQPSPTAVPASNSPPIKQEVKKAGERHKLAKERREERAKYLAAKKAVWLEKEEKAKALREKQLQERRRRLEEQRLKAEQRRAALEERQRQKLEKNKERYEAAIQRSVKKTWAEIRQQRWSWAGALHHSSPGHKTNRSLQLSAWESSIVDRLMTPTLSFLARSRSAVTLPRNGRDQAVPVCPRSASASPLTPCSAPRSVHRCAPAGERGERRKPSAGGSPAQVRRRPEASPVQKKEKKDKERENEKEKSALARERSLKKRQSLPASPRARLSASTASELSPKSKARPSSPSTYWHRPASPCLSPGPGHTLPPKPPSPRGTTASPKGRVRRKEEAKESPSAAGPEDKSQSKRRASDEKESAAPASPAPSPAPSPTPAPPQKEQPPAETPTDAALLTSPPAPAPPVTPSKPMAGTTDREEATRLLAEKRRQAREQREREEQERRLQAERDKRMREEQLAREAEARAEREAEARRREEQEAREKAQAEQEEQERLQKQKEEAEARSREEAERQRLEREKHFQQQEQERQERRKRLEEIMKRTRKSEVSETKKQDSKEANANGSSPEPVKAVEARSPGLQKEAVQKEEPTPQEPQWSLPSKELPGSLVNGLQPLPAHQENGFSTKGPSGDKSLSRTPEALLPFAEAEAFLKKAVVQSPQVTEVL
- the MAP7D1 gene encoding MAP7 domain-containing protein 1 isoform X1, producing the protein MESGPRAELGAGAPPAVVIRTPPEPRPSPEGDPSPPPPPMSALVPDTPPDTPPAMKNATSSKQLPLEPESPSGQVGPRPAPPQEESPSSEAKSRGPTPPATGPRDARPPRRSSQPSPTAVPASNSPPIKQEVKKAGERHKLAKERREERAKYLAAKKAVWLEKEEKAKALREKQLQERRRRLEEQRLKAEQRRAALEERQRQKLEKNKERYEAAIQRSVKKTWAEIRQQRWSWAGALHHSSPGHKTSGSRCSVSAVNLPKHVDSIINKRLSKSSATLWNSPSRNRSLQLSAWESSIVDRLMTPTLSFLARSRSAVTLPRNGRDQGRGCDPGRGPTWGRAGASLARGPQPDRTHPSAAVPVCPRSASASPLTPCSAPRSVHRCAPAGERGERRKPSAGGSPAQVRRRPEASPVQKKEKKDKERENEKEKSALARERSLKKRQSLPASPRARLSASTASELSPKSKARPSSPSTYWHRPASPCLSPGPGHTLPPKPPSPRGTTASPKGRVRRKEEAKESPSAAGPEDKSQSKRRASDEKESAAPASPAPSPAPSPTPAPPQKEQPPAETPTDAALLTSPPAPAPPVTPSKPMAGTTDREEATRLLAEKRRQAREQREREEQERRLQAERDKRMREEQLAREAEARAEREAEARRREEQEAREKAQAEQEEQERLQKQKEEAEARSREEAERQRLEREKHFQQQEQERQERRKRLEEIMKRTRKSEVSETKQKQDSKEANANGSSPEPVKAVEARSPGLQKEAVQKEEPTPQEPQWSLPSKELPGSLVNGLQPLPAHQENGFSTKGPSGDKSLSRTPEALLPFAEAEAFLKKAVVQSPQVTEVL
- the MAP7D1 gene encoding MAP7 domain-containing protein 1 isoform X5; its protein translation is MESGPRAELGAGAPPAVVIRTPPEPRPSPEGDPSPPPPPMSALVPDTPPDTPPAMKNATSSKQLPLEPESPSGQVGPRPAPPQEESPSSEAKSRGPTPPATGPRDARPPRRSSQPSPTAVPASNSPPIKQEVKKAGERHKLAKERREERAKYLAAKKAVWLEKEEKAKALREKQLQERRRRLEEQRLKAEQRRAALEERQRQKLEKNKERYEAAIQRSVKKTWAEIRQQRWSWAGALHHSSPGHKTSGSRCSVSAVNLPKHVDSIINKRLSKSSATLWNSPSRNRSLQLSAWESSIVDRLMTPTLSFLARSRSAVTLPRNGRDQAVPVCPRSASASPLTPCSAPRSVHRCAPAGERGERRKPSAGGSPAQVRRRPEASPVQKKEKKDKERENEKEKSALARERSLKKRQSLPASPRARLSASTASELSPKSKARPSSPSTYWHRPASPCLSPGPGHTLPPKPPSPRGTTASPKGRVRRKEEAKESPSAAGPEDKSQSKRRASDEKESAAPASPAPSPAPSPTPAPPQKEQPPAETPTDAALLTSPPAPAPPVTPSKPMAGTTDREEATRLLAEKRRQAREQREREEQERRLQAERDKRMREEQLAREAEARAEREAEARRREEQEAREKAQAEQEEQERLQKQKEEAEARSREEAERQRLEREKHFQQQEQERQERRKRLEEIMKRTRKSEVSETKQKQDSKEANANGSSPEPVKAVEARSPGLQKEAVQKEEPTPQEPQWSLPSKELPGSLVNGLQPLPAHQENGFSTKGPSGDKSLSRTPEALLPFAEAEAFLKKAVVQSPQVTEVL